The genomic stretch TTCAGATTCTTCAATAAGTGGACAAATCAAGTATGCTTGTCTCCCGTTTTTGATCTCTTTGCCTATAAAATCTAAAACACGATCAAACATTTCCTGTTTAACCCAATACGTTTCTATTTTCTTACGTCCAGCCGGATATTCGTCAATAATCGAAACATCCATTTCTCCAAAAGCAGTGATCGCTAAAGTTCTAGGGATCGGAGTCGCTGTCATAAATAAAACATCAGGGAAATAACCTTTTTCTCTTAACACTCTTCGTTGACCAACACCAAATCGATGTTGCTCATCTGTTATGACAATCCCTAATTTATTAAATTGAACTTCATCTTGAATTAAAGCATGCGTACCGACTAATATATGAACGTCTCCGTTTTTTAATCTTTCAAGAATCTCACGACGCTTTTTTCCTTTTACTGAACTAGTAAGAAGTTCAACTTTCATATCTGTATGCTGTAGCATTTTTGATAACGATTCAAAATGTTGTTCAGCTAAAATTTCTGTAGGTACCATTAATGCCCCTTGATAGCCATCAAGTGTACATGCATATAAAGCAATGGTAGCGACAACAGTTTTTCCGGAACCAACATCACCTTGTAATAAGCGATTCATGCGATACGGACTTTCTAAATCGTTGAATATTTCTTGTACAACTCTATTTTGAGCTGATGTCAGAGGAAATGGTAGGGATTGGATTAGTTGTTGAATTTTGTCATTTTTTAATACTTTTGGAATGCCTTTAGACTGATTGCGCTGAATTTTTCGAAGGGCTTGCATTTTCAACTGAAATAGAAAAAACTCTTCATAAACAAAACTTCTTCTAGCTTGTTTTAAACTATTTGCATCGATCGGATGGTGAAGCAATCTCATCGTTTCTGAACGATTCAATAGTTTATAATTATGAATTAATTCCGTTGGTATTAAATCATTTATTAAATGTCCAAACTTTTTAAATGACTGGTCAACAAATTTCCTCATTGTTTTGACAGACATTTTCCCTTTAATTGAATAGACAGGTTCAATTTCATGGCTATTCGTACGGGCACCAAAAACAAGCTCAGATAAAGTAATAGATTGTTTATGTTGATCCCATTTACCAGTAATCGTTACATGTTCATTTAAATTTAATTTCGTTTTAAAATAAGGTCGATTAAAACAAATAACAGTAATTAAGTAACGATCTACTAAAACTCGAAATGTTAAACGTGATTTGTTCTTACCAAAATATTGAAGAAGAGGAGCGCTATGAACAATCCCTTCAACTGTCACGCGCTCTTCATGTTTTACTTCTGATAACTCTTTATTTCGATAATCCTCATATCGATATGGTAAATACTCGATTAAGTCATTTATTGTAAAAATACCCATATCGTTTAGCTGTATTTCCGTTTCCTCACCAACACCACTTAATATAGATACTTTTTGTTCTAATTCAATACTCACTATTTTTTTAGCGAAACACCAAATATCTTTGCTTCTAATTCTCGTCCTGTTGGCGTTGCCGCTAGTCCTCCTTCTGCAGTTTCTCTTAGAGCAGATGGCATTGTTTGTCCAATTCGATACATAGCATCAATTACTTCATCGCATGGAATACGACTTGTAATACCAGCTAAAGCCATATCTGCAGCTACCATTGCATTTGCAGCACCCATTGCATTTCGCTTAACGCAAGGAACCTCTACTAACCCTGCAACTGGGTCACAAACTAAACCAAGCATATTCTTTAATGTAATAGCAAATGCTTGAGCACTTTGACTTGGAGAGCCTCCAGCCATTTCTACAATCGCTGCTGCAGCCATACCACTAGCAGAGCCTACTTCGGCTTGACAACCACCTGCAGCACCTGAAATAGACGCATTATTAGCTACAACAAAACCGAATGCTCCAGAGGCAAATAAGAATTCGATCATTTGCATTCGAGTAGGGTTTAATTTATTTTTTACTGCAAAAAGTGTACCTGGCACTACCCCAGCAGACCCTGCTGTAGGAGTCGCACAAATTGTACCCATTGCAGCATTTACTTCATTTGTCGCAACTGCTTTACTTACGGCATCTAAAAGTAGAGTACCCGAAAGGGAATTTCCTTTGGCAATATAATTTTGAAGTAATACAGCATCTCCACCAGTTAATCCTGTTGGCGAATGAACACCTGCTAACCCTCTTTCAACTGCCTTTTCCATAACTACAAGGTTTTGATCCATTTTCGCGATAATTTCTTCACGACTTCTCCCAGTAAAAAGCATCTCTTGTTGGATCATTATTTCTGAAACTTTTACATTTTTTGATTCAGCTAATTCTACTAATTCTGCAACATTTTTAAACATTATTATCCCCCTCTCCTTAATCAACCATTTTCGTAACGCGAATGATATGTGGTAAAGATTCTATTTCTTGAATTACTTTTTCATCTAAGTCTTGGTCAACTTCGATTGCCATCAATGCTATTTGTCCTACTTCTTTACGTGAAACTTCCATATGCCCAATATTCACAGAATACTTCATCAGTACATTTGTTACACCTGCAATTGAACCGAAGCGATCATTATGCACGACAAGTATGGCAGGGTAATTCCCCGAAAGCTTAAGTTCAAATCCATTCAACTCAATAATTTCAATTTTTCCACCACCAATTGAAATTCCTACTAATTCAAATGGTTGATCGTCATCTAGTATTGTAATTTTTACTGTATTTGGATGTTCAGTAACTGCATCTTCCTCAACGAAATCCACAGACATTCCATTTCCATTAGCAATTTTTAATGACTCTGGAATACGCTCATCAAATGTATCAAAGTCTAATAATCCACCGACTAGTGCAACATCTGTCCCATGTCCTCGATAAGTTTTAGCAAAAGAACCATATAATGAAATTAAAACCTTCTTTGGTTCTTTTCCGTAAAGATTTCTCGCTACACGACCAATTTTAGCCGCTCCAGCTGTATGTGAACTTGATGGACCAATCATAATTGGACCAATAATGTCAAAAACACTTTTATATTTCATCACGTTTCCCCCATTACGTTAATTAAAAGCGTGTTTAATTTAGTTTTTCTTACGTATTAACAATTCATTTATATAAAAAATTGGTATTAAAGACAAAACAATGTCCACCTTATAGTGTAATACGAATTTCTACAGAGTTCTACGTTATTTTACATTAGTCGTTAAATAATGTGCAAAAAAAAAGAAGTGTCTCTTCATTTCTTCCTTGGGTTATTATATAATTTGCCATTTTATACTTCACTTACAAAAAAAGTGTAGAGAAATTTCACAGATTTCTCTACACTTTTTTTAATTTATTTTATTCGATTGAAAAAATATATGAATACAATGGTTGATTTCCATTATGAACTTCGATTTCTAAATGATCAAAGCTTTCTTCAGCAAATTCAACTAATTTTGAAATTTCTTCTTCAGAAACATCTTGACCGTATAAAATCGTTAATATTTCAGACTCTTCATCAATCATATCTTGCAATAATTTCTTTGCAGCCTCAAATTGATTCGCGTCAGTTGTTACAATTTTACTTTCAAGAATCCCCATGAAATGATCCTTCGTTATTTCCACACCATCAATTTCAGTATCTCTAACAGCATATGTTATTTGACCTGTTTTAACTGTTTTTAATGCTTCTTGCATCCCAACTTTATTTTCATCTAATGATGCTGTTGGATTAAATGATAATAATGCAGTCATTCCTTGAGGCACTGATTTACTCGTCACAACAGCTACATTACATTCTGCGACTGACGCAGCTTGTTCAGCAGCCATCACTATATTCCCGTTATTAGGAAGGACAATGACGTTTTTGGCATTACACTGTTCGATCGCTTTTACAATATCTTCTGTACTTGGGTTCATTGTTTGACCGCCCTCGATCACAACAGTTGCTCCAATGCTTTCAAATAATGCTTTAATGCCTGAACCCATTGCTACAGTTACAACCCCAAATTCTTGTTGCTCAGTAGTTTGGATAGACTCATTTTTAGAAGGAGACTCATTTGAAACCTCTTCATGTAGTAAGCTAGTATGTTGTTCGCGCATATTCTCTGCTTTTAATTTCAAAAAGCTTCCAAATCGTTGACCTAAATTAAAAACTTCACCAGGGTATTCAGCGTGAATATGAACTTTTACAATTTCATCATCCGCAACTACTAATAGCGAATCACCCCATGCACTTAACTCTTTACGGAAAGTATCAATGTCAAACGGTTGTTTTTTTAATTTATCTTTTTCAAAACGCACCATAAATTCAGTACAGTAGCCATAGACAATGTCCTCAGTATTTAACATACTTTGTACATTACGATGTTCTGCTTCCACAAGTTCCTCTAGTGAAAGTGTCACTTCAGCACCTTCTAAAGAAATTTCTTCACCTTTTAAAGATGCTAAGAACCCTTCATATACAAGGACTAAACCTTGACCACCACTATCAACTACACCAACTTGTTTTAATACAGGTAATAAATCTGGAGTACGATTTAATGATGCTTTTGCTTCAACAATTGTTTCCTCAAGAAATGGAATAAACTCTTCATGTGTTTTAGCAATTACAACCGCTTTTTTAGCCGTTTCTCTTGCAACTGTTAAGATTGTACCTTCAATAGGCTTCATAACAGCCTTATAAGCAGTCTCTACACCCGCTTCTAAAGCTTGCGCAAAATCAGCTGTTGAAATTGTATCCTTAGCTTCGATTGATTTAGAAAAACCTCTAAATAATTGAGACAGGATAACACCAGAATTTCCACGCGCTCCCATTAGTAAGCCTTTTGCAAAGCTTTGTCCAACTTTTCCTACATGATGATTCGGTTTTTCTTTTACTTCTTTTGAACCAGAAGTAATCGAAAGATTCATATTTGTTCCAGTGTCACCATCAGGTACAGGAAATACATTTAATGAATCTACAAATTTTACATTTTTCGTTAAGTTATTTGCACCTTGAATAACCATATCTGCAAATAATTTACCGTCAATACGTTTTATCGACACAAATTCTCCTCCTTAATGCGTCTTACAGGTTTGCTACTTTCACACCTTGAACAAAAATATTGACTGAGTCAACAGACAAGCCTAATGTTTGATCAAGCGTATACTTCACTTTATTTTGTACGTTATTAGCAACTTCTGAAATCTTTGTACCATAGCTTACAATTATGTACATATCGATATTAACGTCTTCACCAATTTGGCGAACAATAACACCTTTTGTAAAGTTTTCTTTTTTTAGGATTTCAGTAAGACCATCCTTAATTTGTTTCTTAGAAGCCATTCCAACAATACCGTAACAATCAATGGCAGCTCCACCAGCAATTGTAGCGATTACATCTGTACCAATCTCGATTGTTCCATATTGCGTTTTCATTTCTAATGACATAATTTGGTCCCCCTTATTTGGATAATCCATGTATAGTTAGTTATACTACTTACTTATTATTGTATACCTTTTTCCAAAATAATTCTATTGACTCACTTTTATTATTAGCTTTTTAATAATATTCATGGTTAATTATAGAAAATACAATTTTTTATGAATTTCTTTTAAGGTCCCTCTTAATATTTAGTATACCATACAATTCAATGTCAAGGTTTTTTTCTTGAACAACTTACCAATAACTGTTGCATTAAGTAGAGCGGTGTGATAAATTATAGTAGTATTTCTTAATGAAAATAATCATTGAAATGTTATTCCGTTTTTTGTAAGGAGGGAAATAGATGGCTCGTGTTTGTGTAATCACAGGAAGAAAATCTCGTTCTGGTAACAGTCGCTCTCACGCTATGAATGCTTCAAAACGTACTTGGGGTGCTAACCTTCAAAAAGTTCGTATTTTAGTAAACGGTAAACCAAAGCGCGTTTACGTATCAGCGAGAGCATTAAAATCAGGTAAAATTGAGCGCGTTTAATTTATTAACGTACTAAAAAGCATAGCGAACCGCTATGCTTTTTTACTTTTTTATGATTCCTATTGCAACTAACCAAAAACCCCTACTTCAACTATCCTTCTTTTTTAAATGTACTCAGCATGGCGCGAACAAGTCCGCCAAGAAATTTAGGTAATTTAATCGTATAAAATCTCATGCTTTCCCTCCTACAAGCTTTCTAGCATTTTTAAGGAAAAGATTAATCCTATTACATTCTACTTGCTATTAGCAAAAACTATGACATGAAAATTTTTAATCTTTGCTCCTCACTACTAAAGCTATGCCTTTTGTAAAGGAAATAGACCCTACACCCTCCACTAACTCATTGCTCACACATAACGATGAACCAATTTCCAATAAATGATTAGTAAGGGGGTATTTAAAGCCTTTTAGCGTTAAATTTTCTACTGAAGTACCTAATGAAAAAAATGATACATATTTAAACTGTTTCTGTTTATTAATTAGATGCGTTCCTTCATTTATCACATATATCTCGTTATATTCATCAACAATCATAATGGGAACCTCCGAATTCATAAACTTTATTAATAAAGTTATACTTCCAAATTCGTGATCTAAACGTTTACCGGTTACACAATGAATGATTATTTTTTCAGGATTTTGATTAATTGCCCATTGAATGGCAAGTTCTAGATCTGTTTCATCTTTTTCAGGAGGGTAAATAAATACATTTGGTACAAGTCTTTTTATCTTTTCTAAATTTTCATCAATTAAAGAATCGAAATCACCAAATATTGCTTCTGGAATCAGCCCTTCTTCAATTATATAATGGGCTCCATTATCCACTCCAATTACCATTGAATTCTCGTCATTTTGCGGTAGATTTGTAATTGTATTCGTTTTTGGTCCTGCACCAACTATATGTATTATCAACTTAATTTCCACCTTTAAAAAAAATGCAATCGAATCGATTGCATTTTTTGTTTCATATTTAGATTATTTAATATTAACCTCTAATTTTTTCTATTGCTTCTTTTCTGTTTTCTTTATTATATACAGCTGAGCCAGCAACTAAAACTGTAGCACCTGCTTCTTTGCACAGAATAGCTGTATGCTCATCTACACCACCGTCTATTTCAATATCAACAGATAAATTACGCTCTTTAATCAAATTAGCAACTTGCTTGATTTTAGGAACAACTGAGTGAATAAATTTCTGTCCTCCAAAGCCAGGATTAACCGTCATTAAAAGGACCATATCGATATCATCAATAATATGTTCAATTGTTGAAACAGTCGTAGCTGGATTAAGAACAACTCCTGCTTTTATACCGAATGATTTAATATTTTGAATCGTACGGTGTAAATGAGTACATGCTTCAACGTGAACAGTAATAATATCCGCTCCTGCTTTTACAAATTGCTCTATGTATTGATCAGGTTTTTCGATCATTAAGTGTACATCAAGTGGAAGCTTCGTTATTGGTCTAATCGCTTCTACAATTAGTGGTCCAATCGTAATATTAGGTACAAAATGACCATCCATAACATCGACGTGAATTAAATCTGCTCCTCCACGTTCTACATCTAAGATTTCTTCTCCTAATTTAGCAAAATTTGCTGATAGAATTGACGGTGCAATTTTAACCATGACTAATACCTCGGCTTTCTGTCTCTTATTTCTTCCATGAACGACACGTAATGGTCATATCTCTTAGAAGAAATTTCCCCACTTTCAACTGCAGCTTTTACAGCACATTTAGGTTCTTTTAAGTGGGTACAACCTCTAAATTTACATTCTTGACTTTTTTCTCGCATTTCAACAAAGCAATAAGATAAATCTTCAGCTTCAATTCCCAGAAAATCTAATGAACTAAAACCAGGTGTATCGGCAACTAATCCTTCACCGATTTTAATTAATTCAACATGTCTAGTAGTATGTTTACCACGTCCTAAATGCGTCGAGATTATGCCTGTTTTTAGATCTAATTCTGGATTAATCGCATTTAGTAAAGTCGACTTACCAACGCCTGATTGACCTGCAAAGACCGAAATTTTATTTGACATATGAGGTAGTACTTTTTCTAAACCTTCCTCAGTTTTTGAAGAAGTTAAACATACTTCATAACCAATTTGGCGATAATAAGAAACATATTCATAGACTAATTTTAATTGTGTTTCTGAACATAAATCGATTTTCGTTATAACAATTAACGGTTTGATTTCATTAAATTCAATTAAAACGAGAAATCGATCTAATAATATTGGAGAAAAATCGGGCTCTACCGCTGAAAAGACTAAAATGGCTTGATCAACATTTGCAATCGGAGGTCGAACAAGTTCATTTTTTCTCTCTTTTATTTCTAATAGATAGCCTTCTCCACTCTTTTCTAAATGGTATTCTACTTCATCTCCAACTAATGGTGTGATTTTCTTATTGCGAAAATTCCCTCTACCACGACATTGAATGATAGTATCATTTGTTTCGACATAATAGAACCCACTCAATGCTTTTACAATTTTGCCTTCTGGCATATACTCACTCCTACAGCTATTTAATTCGATGGATAAGATACATCTCTTTCTGCAATAACTTGACCATCTTTAACAATTTTATAGGAAGCTTTTTGTCCAGGATCAATTGTCACTTCTACAGGAATTGTAGTTGTTTCTGTGATCGATTTTGATATTGCAGGTTTATCACCATTATTATTTTTATCTGTAATAAATACCTCAATTAACTGAGGGGTACTAGGATTAGTCGGTGTATATGGTACTTGTACATTAATTGTTACTTTTTTCGTCTTTTCTTTAGGCTTCCCAGAAGAAATAACGACTCTAAGTTTTCCACCTTCCTTTAAAGCAGCTGTAGCAGCTGGGCTTTGGGAAATAACATGATCTTCAGCAATTGTTTCTGATTCTGCTTTCGTAACACTAAGAACTAAGTTATTGTCACCTGCATAGTCTTCAACATCATTTCTAGACCATCCAGTAAGGTCACGAATGATTACTGTAGCTGTACCTTTACTAATCCATACGTTTAAATCTGTTTCTGAAGGGACAACATCGGCTCCCATATTTGGAGATTGATCAATTACTTCACCTTCAGTTTCATCACTTTCGATAAAATGTGTCGTAACCGAACGATAATCATCTTGTAATCGAGACTTTATTGTGCTGTATTGAAAACCTTTTAGATCTTCCATCTCACTACTTTTTTTTCCCTTAGATTTATAAATTGTAACTGATGAATTTTCTTTAACAGTTTCCCCAATATTAGGTGATGTTTGTACTACTTTTCCTTCATCAATTTCATTATCATAAATTTCTTTCGGATCGCTTATTTTCAATCCTTTTGAGGCAAGCAAAGTAACAGCACTTTCATATGTCATATTCTTTACATCAGGAATTTCTACATCTTCTGGTAAGAACAAAGCAGGTATTAACGTAATAGCTAATAAAC from Arthrobacter citreus encodes the following:
- the recG gene encoding ATP-dependent DNA helicase RecG, with the translated sequence MSIELEQKVSILSGVGEETEIQLNDMGIFTINDLIEYLPYRYEDYRNKELSEVKHEERVTVEGIVHSAPLLQYFGKNKSRLTFRVLVDRYLITVICFNRPYFKTKLNLNEHVTITGKWDQHKQSITLSELVFGARTNSHEIEPVYSIKGKMSVKTMRKFVDQSFKKFGHLINDLIPTELIHNYKLLNRSETMRLLHHPIDANSLKQARRSFVYEEFFLFQLKMQALRKIQRNQSKGIPKVLKNDKIQQLIQSLPFPLTSAQNRVVQEIFNDLESPYRMNRLLQGDVGSGKTVVATIALYACTLDGYQGALMVPTEILAEQHFESLSKMLQHTDMKVELLTSSVKGKKRREILERLKNGDVHILVGTHALIQDEVQFNKLGIVITDEQHRFGVGQRRVLREKGYFPDVLFMTATPIPRTLAITAFGEMDVSIIDEYPAGRKKIETYWVKQEMFDRVLDFIGKEIKNGRQAYLICPLIEESEKLDLQNALDLHSVLSFHYKNMAKVGLMHGKLSSSEKDEVMKDFAANEVQILVSTTVVEVGVNVPNATVMVIYDADRFGLSQLHQLRGRVGRGSEQSYCVLVGDPKSEVGKERLTIMTETNDGFELSEKDLELRGPGDFFGKQQSGVPEFKMADMVHDYRALEVARNDATLLVNSDVFWEANKYQALRTYLERTGIFDSEKLD
- the sdaAA gene encoding L-serine ammonia-lyase, iron-sulfur-dependent, subunit alpha, translated to MFKNVAELVELAESKNVKVSEIMIQQEMLFTGRSREEIIAKMDQNLVVMEKAVERGLAGVHSPTGLTGGDAVLLQNYIAKGNSLSGTLLLDAVSKAVATNEVNAAMGTICATPTAGSAGVVPGTLFAVKNKLNPTRMQMIEFLFASGAFGFVVANNASISGAAGGCQAEVGSASGMAAAAIVEMAGGSPSQSAQAFAITLKNMLGLVCDPVAGLVEVPCVKRNAMGAANAMVAADMALAGITSRIPCDEVIDAMYRIGQTMPSALRETAEGGLAATPTGRELEAKIFGVSLKK
- the sdaAB gene encoding L-serine ammonia-lyase, iron-sulfur-dependent, subunit beta, whose translation is MKYKSVFDIIGPIMIGPSSSHTAGAAKIGRVARNLYGKEPKKVLISLYGSFAKTYRGHGTDVALVGGLLDFDTFDERIPESLKIANGNGMSVDFVEEDAVTEHPNTVKITILDDDQPFELVGISIGGGKIEIIELNGFELKLSGNYPAILVVHNDRFGSIAGVTNVLMKYSVNIGHMEVSRKEVGQIALMAIEVDQDLDEKVIQEIESLPHIIRVTKMVD
- a CDS encoding DAK2 domain-containing protein is translated as MSIKRIDGKLFADMVIQGANNLTKNVKFVDSLNVFPVPDGDTGTNMNLSITSGSKEVKEKPNHHVGKVGQSFAKGLLMGARGNSGVILSQLFRGFSKSIEAKDTISTADFAQALEAGVETAYKAVMKPIEGTILTVARETAKKAVVIAKTHEEFIPFLEETIVEAKASLNRTPDLLPVLKQVGVVDSGGQGLVLVYEGFLASLKGEEISLEGAEVTLSLEELVEAEHRNVQSMLNTEDIVYGYCTEFMVRFEKDKLKKQPFDIDTFRKELSAWGDSLLVVADDEIVKVHIHAEYPGEVFNLGQRFGSFLKLKAENMREQHTSLLHEEVSNESPSKNESIQTTEQQEFGVVTVAMGSGIKALFESIGATVVIEGGQTMNPSTEDIVKAIEQCNAKNVIVLPNNGNIVMAAEQAASVAECNVAVVTSKSVPQGMTALLSFNPTASLDENKVGMQEALKTVKTGQITYAVRDTEIDGVEITKDHFMGILESKIVTTDANQFEAAKKLLQDMIDEESEILTILYGQDVSEEEISKLVEFAEESFDHLEIEVHNGNQPLYSYIFSIE
- a CDS encoding Asp23/Gls24 family envelope stress response protein, with the protein product MSLEMKTQYGTIEIGTDVIATIAGGAAIDCYGIVGMASKKQIKDGLTEILKKENFTKGVIVRQIGEDVNIDMYIIVSYGTKISEVANNVQNKVKYTLDQTLGLSVDSVNIFVQGVKVANL
- a CDS encoding 50S ribosomal protein L28, giving the protein MARVCVITGRKSRSGNSRSHAMNASKRTWGANLQKVRILVNGKPKRVYVSARALKSGKIERV
- the spoVM gene encoding stage V sporulation protein SpoVM — its product is MRFYTIKLPKFLGGLVRAMLSTFKKEG
- a CDS encoding thiamine diphosphokinase, producing MIIHIVGAGPKTNTITNLPQNDENSMVIGVDNGAHYIIEEGLIPEAIFGDFDSLIDENLEKIKRLVPNVFIYPPEKDETDLELAIQWAINQNPEKIIIHCVTGKRLDHEFGSITLLIKFMNSEVPIMIVDEYNEIYVINEGTHLINKQKQFKYVSFFSLGTSVENLTLKGFKYPLTNHLLEIGSSLCVSNELVEGVGSISFTKGIALVVRSKD
- a CDS encoding ribulose-phosphate 3-epimerase; translated protein: MVKIAPSILSANFAKLGEEILDVERGGADLIHVDVMDGHFVPNITIGPLIVEAIRPITKLPLDVHLMIEKPDQYIEQFVKAGADIITVHVEACTHLHRTIQNIKSFGIKAGVVLNPATTVSTIEHIIDDIDMVLLMTVNPGFGGQKFIHSVVPKIKQVANLIKERNLSVDIEIDGGVDEHTAILCKEAGATVLVAGSAVYNKENRKEAIEKIRG
- the rsgA gene encoding ribosome small subunit-dependent GTPase A, with the protein product MPEGKIVKALSGFYYVETNDTIIQCRGRGNFRNKKITPLVGDEVEYHLEKSGEGYLLEIKERKNELVRPPIANVDQAILVFSAVEPDFSPILLDRFLVLIEFNEIKPLIVITKIDLCSETQLKLVYEYVSYYRQIGYEVCLTSSKTEEGLEKVLPHMSNKISVFAGQSGVGKSTLLNAINPELDLKTGIISTHLGRGKHTTRHVELIKIGEGLVADTPGFSSLDFLGIEAEDLSYCFVEMREKSQECKFRGCTHLKEPKCAVKAAVESGEISSKRYDHYVSFMEEIRDRKPRY